From the genome of Setaria viridis chromosome 1, Setaria_viridis_v4.0, whole genome shotgun sequence:
GGAAGGCGCGAAAGGGGCGGCGGTAACCCTAGCTTCCCGCACGCCCCCGCATCTCTCGCCTGCATCTGAGGAGCCATTTTTTCTGGGCACCGAGGGCGCGCTCGCGTCCCGCACGAGCCAGGCCGCCAAGAAACGGAATCCATTTTCGTTTCCCGGCAGCCAGGCTCGGGGGGCTGTCTTGCACGCCGAGGGCCAGGCTCAGGTACGAATACAGGCATCCAATCACTTCGACGTTGTATCCCGAGGGCCAGGCCGAGCCATATACGGGGAAGCAAACGCGCTCTAAAAGACTGAAATGCCATCACTTGTTCCCCAAATTAAATGAAGGTGGCATGATCACAAAGTAGCAATTACTAGTACGAAAGTTTAACTAGCTAAAAAGAACTTTTTTATGTTTCTTGTGCATCCAAACGGACCAGTCACACAGTGGCTGAGGCAAATACATGATGCACCGTTCTTGTTTGATGGGTTCGCACATGGATCTAATATAACTGCCACATTGTCCATACAAAAATAATTGTAAAGCTATTTAAATTGGTTCGAAGAAATCATAGGTCACCCAACAAACAACCAGATCTTGAGACTCATTTCAACAATGTGTCCTTAAGTGTAGAGGAAAATGCTAACCAATACTTGGCAATTTTGCCGACACGGTTACCAAGATAGTTCACCTTTTGAAGGATGAAATGACCAAAATGTCTTCACAAAGCTATCTTTAAGTGTTTCTAGAACATTCATACAATACTTCTTTCTAGAACATTCATGAATGAGGCCACAACTTAGCCCACGCATGATTAGACGTGAGTACGCCGCGTTATCCAATCCAAGCACACgggctgttcgcttcagcttattcagccagcttatcagccaccaaacagtgtttttctctcacaacaaatcagtcgctcgtccctcctttcttctttttggaCACTTGTCATGTTAGGCTTCTTTTTTCTGAAAGACCCGCTTGAGCTGTGTGTTTAAAAACATTGGCccaaaaacaaaaaatgaagCCCAAAACCATCTACCACATCTTATTCCTGCAGCGTGCCGGGTCCATTTTCTTAACGGGCGCACGAAACAGCATGGCGGACCCGATTGCAGAAAACCTTCAGGTTGCACAAATAAACACCCTCCACCCCATCTCAGCTATGGGATCCATCATCAAAAGTGACTGAGAGATACACAAATCTCGAGCGATTGATGCCTATACAGATTCAAGGAAAAATGGAGCCATTAAAGACGAATTGAGACCTAGGAGAACCTAGCATCGGCGAATGGCTCTACAGCAGAAGAAAGGACTGTAGCATTATCTCAAGAAGTTATTGGGTTTTAGACTTCCATGGTGCATGGTGCGAGTGGTCAGAGGATAAAAAGGGAGGACGATGCATGTTCACGCGTGCCGAAAACAATCCGCCATTCGACCGTGCATGCATGTGCAAACCGGATCGGGAGCAATTGAATAGCTCCTAATATTTTGACCggtttgcattgcatgcatccAAATACCACGATGCCTCCTCTTCTTGTCTTCAAAAACAGAAGCTACCCAGTTCTTTCTTTCCCTATTGATCATCGCCAATATAATGCTAGGTGTTGATAGGTTGCAGTTCTTTGATAGTTCATGGCTCCATTTCTCCTTAGCATTCTCCTTGTCCATGCCACGATAATGCACAGCGTAATAATGCAGTCGTCTTCCCCCCTAATAATCGTTGCTGAGgtccagtttttttttaatggtTCATGGCCCCGTTATTTCTCCTTAATCTCCTCTTTGCCCATGCGACGATAATGCGCAAGTTCCAGCGGCGAGATCATTTGCCTCTCCCCCCTCTTCTCCCCGTGCATACtcgaggaagagaaggaagaggaggagagaggccGGAGACGGGTGCACACCCGAGGTGCCGCGCCGCCACTTGCGACGGCGGGCGAGTGACGGCGACATATGCCTTGTTGCTGTTGGTATGGCGCGTGATGAAGGGAGCACGAAGAGATCCGTAGAGAAGAAGCAGGCACCGGGGGAGGAGGACGCTAGCCTGAAGAAAGGCTCGTGGACGGCCGAGGAAGACGAGAAGCTGGTCGGCCATGTGCAGCGCCACGGGGAAGGGAATTGGGACAAGGTGCGCCGGAAGACGGGCCTGCGGCGctgcggcaagagctgccggCTGCGGTGGACGAACCACCTCCGTCCGGACCTCAAGCGGGGCGCCatgtcgccggaggaggagctcctcttcctccgcctccacgcACTCCTCGGCAACAAGTGGGCGCGCATCGCCGCGCATGTAAGCAGAATCGATCAACAATCACTTTTATCTGTGATTGATTTAAGTTTATATTCGTGAGATGCGATCTGCTACGAGATTTGATCTTTTTTAGTACGTGCACAGCTGCCAGGGAGGacggacaacgagatcaagaactatTGGAACACGCGGATGAAGCGGCGTGAGCGCGCCGGCCTCCCGCTGTACCCTCCGGAGGTCGAGCACGAGGTTGCCCTCATCCGCGCCGGCGGTCCCAACACCATCctggacgccggcgccgacgaccgCGTCAAACCCCAAGAGCGGCCGCCGTTCCTCTTCGACGCGGCCGATCCACTCACCTTGCTGTCACTGCCGCCACCGGCCTCGGACTCACCGGCGGCGATCTACCACTTCGGCATGGCCGCGCGGGAGCCGCGGCCGCTCCCCTCCATCGACGACCTGAAGATCGACCCCAGCAATTATTTGCCACTGGCACCGTTGTTGCCGCCCATGGCGCACCGGGAGCTCCCTTCGATCCAATCAGCAGCGATCGCCACCGGCGCGACGCTCGAGACGGCGTTCCTCTGCGATCCGGAACATCAGCAggtggccgcggccgccagCCTGGTAAACTTTGGAACCATGCCCGGGTTGGTCAGCCACGAGAACATCGACTCGTCGGGGCCCTCCGGTGGCCGTAGCAGCCGATCGGAAGGCGGTGACACCCCTTTGCACTGCACCCAAGAAGAGGGGCTCCTCAACCTTGGCGGCAAACGCGGCTGCCTCTCCGGTGAGCTCTCGATGGCCTTCTCTCTGAATCCACTTTTTATCTTGGTTAAGTGGTGATGACACGTGCAATGATGTAATACAACGTGAGACGTGCAGGCGATGATGAGAAGCCGGCGAAGAAGCCGCTGGCAAGCCGtgcggccgacgacgaggagatGCCGAACCTGTCGCCGCCGATCAGACGATCTTCCTCTTCCCAACCCTCGGGAGCTTCGATGAGGAGGTGCAGCAGCTTGCCAGCTTATGATCCCGTCCGCGCCGCTGATCTACGACGGCGACGAGTGGAACCCATGAACTCGCCTAGGGATCATGTTAATTTTTTTGGAATCTGATCGAGGAATGAACCGGAACCGGTGCCTAATAATTTTTCTAAGAGCAGGGGAATTGCCGATGGTAGGACACTAGGACACGCATTGGCATGGCAATATTCTGTGCACTTTTGCATCGATTAAGCGtgttctgaatttctgaatgCTTGTTCTTGTTGGGTTGGCAAGATTCAGAAATGTGGGTGATGCCTGATGAGAATTCTGGAGTTAATTGACCCTCCTTATGCTAGCATGTGGGAGTTCAGCTCACTGATTTCATCTAGCTGGAGACTCTCGAGGCTTTCGAGAACGTCGATGCTAAAACCTCTCTGACGGTTGTGGGTACGTAGCAAAGTCACCAAGCCATGTTGGATTCAGTAAAATTACGAGAATGAAACATCGAGGATAAATTATTCAGGCATGTATGTGCAAGGGGTGCGATTACAATTAACCTTAAATGGCAGAAACTTCGTATAAGGAGGGTGCTGTGATTAGCAGTGCACCATGCATTACGGTTGCAGACTGAATCTAGTTCCTAGAAGAATGTGATGATCACTTTTCACTTCCTTTATAGACAACTGAATAGTTCCATAGCTGGGTTGGGCCTTGGAATGAGTAGCAAATAATTCGGTCAATAGTCTACACAATGTGCTTTACAGTAGAGCAGTAGCATTTCCTCAGTAGTGCAAAAAAGCATCTGAGGTACACTGCTGCTTGAACCACTGAACTCAAGAAACAAAGGAAATAACTGACGCTCAAAGAAAAGAGCAAAGGTCCAAGAGATTGTTAGAGATATGGCGTGATGTATCTGGACTCCAATAGATCATGGGATATACTTTGGCTAGGTTGTTGTAGAGTTTGTTGTAATCAAGATAGATTTGAACTATGGCCAAAGTATTTCTCTAGGGGTCTATATATTGTAAATCTTTTTGTACGTCAATTAACATGCAACCGCCGCACCTAAGGATCAAGGACGGCGTTCCTCCATGCTTGTGCGCCTCTGAAActttacatggtaatcagagcctaGATCGATTCCATGGCATCTAGTTCAAGCGCCTCCAATCCGCTACTCGGCGTCCAGATCACTGAGAAGCTCGCCAAGACCAACCATACGCTATGGAAAGCGCAGGTGCTCACCGCTATATGCGGTGCGCGCATGGAGGGCCACGTCACCGACAAGATCGTCGCACCAGCCGCTACAATCGACAAGAAGAAGGTCGACGACACGTCTGCTACTATGCCAAATCCGGCATA
Proteins encoded in this window:
- the LOC117837782 gene encoding uncharacterized protein; its protein translation is MARDEGSTKRSVEKKQAPGEEDASLKKGSWTAEEDEKLVGHVQRHGEGNWDKVRRKTGLRRCGKSCRLRWTNHLRPDLKRGAMSPEEELLFLRLHALLGNKWARIAAHLPGRTDNEIKNYWNTRMKRRERAGLPLYPPEVEHEVALIRAGGPNTILDAGADDRVKPQERPPFLFDAADPLTLLSLPPPASDSPAAIYHFGMAAREPRPLPSIDDLKIDPSNYLPLAPLLPPMAHRELPSIQSAAIATGATLETAFLCDPEHQQVAAAASLVNFGTMPGLVSHENIDSSGPSGGRSSRSEGGDTPLHCTQEEGLLNLGGKRGCLSGELSMAFSLNPLFILVKW